GGCCCAGTACTTGGAGGTACGGTATGCCGCTACAGATCCACCGTTCGAGGCTGACTACTCGGGTCCGAACATTGAAGCTGTATTCGGCACGACAGTAAACGCACTGGAACTGTTGCTGATCGAGAGGAATCTCAAGGGACCCTGTTGGTTAGATCTGAAGGCGCCGCTGCCTGTTGATAACGCTTTCAGCTGGTGTAAAGTTCAGgtgaaaattgattatttttaaagattacATTGTACTTGTTGATTACGATTaagtaaattgaaaaaaaatgcatttggTGCAGGCAAATTGTACGAGAATGGAGaacatttttgtttgtacAGAACAACCAAGTGGCGTTAATATACCACCGATAGTGATTGCAACGATAAACGTTCAAGCAGCCTACGATGTCAAACAGCAAAAAAACGAAATCGTAAATATCGGAATTTTACTTCACCATAAATTCCAATTGGATAAGGCACCTCCTAAACCGCCGTTCGATCAACACTACTGTAGTAAGTTTAGTTATTAATAAAACAGACTattaatgtaaaaatattttaaaacattaatttcATCTCAGTTGTGACACATCCACGAATTACCGGTTGGCCTATAAAGGCTCGCGACCGCCTGGATAAGATCCGCCAGACTAAAGTGATACGCTGCGATACAGAACTTGAGCTATTAGAGAAATTCCTGGAGATATTGCAACGCTCCGACCCTGATATTTTCGTTGGTTATGACTGTGGTTTCCAATTTGAAGTGATCATGAGTAAAATTTTTCAGTTAAAGGTGAAGAACTGGAGTAGCGTTGGTAAATTGCGACGGCTCAATCCACCTTATTTCAAGGTATTTATTAGCTTTTTTCTTCATTGAAGATAGCAACTTTTTTCAGAGGAATGTTAATTGTAATGATTGTTTTATCACAGGGAAAAATGAATTTGGGCTCGATTTTCTGCGGTCGGCCGATTTGTGATATTACTAACTCTGCCAAAGAACTGAATCTGAAAGTTAGAAGCTATGACCTCGCTTCCCTATGTGTCGCTGTAAGTGTTTTTACATACATCTAATCTAATCAGAAGTCAAGCAAAGAATCAATTATACTTAACCAAAACTTAACTACTTTTTTAACAGGTCCTCAACAAAAAAGAATACGAATGCAAAGAGGTAAAATCTGAAGAAATAGCTAGCAAGTACTATGCCAACGCGGAGCAAGTTGAAAAGCTCATTCAGTCTACGATGGTAGAAGCCTCCTACATCCTAGGCATCGTAACGGAGCTCAACATTCTGCCGCTCGCTTTGCAGATTACCAATATCGCTGGTAACACTCTGTCCCGTACACTGTCAGCTGGTCGAGCAGAGCGTAATGAGTTCCTTTTGCTGCATGCGTTTTATCAAAAAGGGTATATTACGCCAGATAAGCGGACGCAAACGAAGAAGAAGGAAGGTGCTGAGGCCACTCATGGTGGAAAGAAGAAGCCCGCTTACGCTGGCGGTCTTGTACTAGAGCCTAAAAAAGGATTTTATGATAAACTAATACTACTGATGGATTTCAATTCGTTATATCCAAGTATAATTCAAGAATTCAATCTGTGCTTTACAACGGTACCTGGCGCTGCTTTTGCAAATGTTGACGTAAGTTTATTCCAAACcaatgtattaaaaaataaacgtcCAATGATaaaagatacattttttttgtaggaTTTAGAACTACCAGAACCGACGGTAGAGGACGGCGTTGTCCCCACCGAGATCCGTAAACTTGTACAGAGCCGCGTAGAAGTTAAGAAGCTCATGAAAGCTCCAAACCTATCTCCTGAGTTGAAAGTTCAGTACAACATCCGCCAGCTTGCTCTTAAGCTCACGGCCAATTCAATGTACGGTTGCCTTGGAGCAACACACTGTCGCTTCTACGCCAAAGGTCTAGCAGCTTTGGTTACTATGAAAGGTCgtgaaattttgcaaaattcgaAAGCACTAGTAGAGAAAGCCAATTACGAAGTTATTTATGGTGACACCGATTCTATCATGATCAACACGAATATATTGGAGTACGATCAGGTGTTTAGCATTGGCAAGGAAATTAAGAAGGACGTGAACAAGACGTATAAAAAGGTTGAGCTGGATATCGACGGAGTGTTTAGGTATTTGTTGTTATTGCAAAAGAAGAAATACGCGGCCGTAACCATGTCCAAATCACCCAGTGGACAGATGCAATACACTAAGGAACTAAAGGGACTCGATATCGTCAGAAGGGATTGGTGTGGACTAGCTTGTGACATCGGAAAGTACGTGCCGTTTTATTCCTTTCATATTCTAATaatttggattttaaaataagtatacTCTTGTTTTGTAATAGTCAAATACTCGACCAGTTGTTGAGCGACCAATCCAGCGAATCTCGAGTGGGCAAAATCTTCGATATTCTTCAGCAGGTTGGCAACAACCTACGCGAGGGCAATCTACCACTGTCCCTCCTTGTTATCACAAAACAGTTATCAAAAAATCCCCACGAGTACCCTAATGACAAAAAGCTCTCTCATGTGCTCGTCGCGCTCAGACTGAACGAAAGCGGAGGACGTAAGTGGAAGGCTGGTGATACCGTGCCCTATATCATCTGCGAGGTGAGATCATACCTTAAATTAGTTATATTAAGATCTTTACAGCATGTAACTCGAttggaaattataaaatttcaatatattattataggaCGGCACAGACAAAACGCCACTCGAAAGAGCTTACCACATCGAAGAATTTAAAAAGAACGACAATCTAAAAATCGACGTCAATTATTACCTGCTGCAACAAATTCATCCCGTCGTATTGAGGATTTGTGAGCCTATTGAGGGCATAGATGATGTGCTACTCGCACAACATATAGGTGTAGGCGATCTctataagccaaaaaaagtTCATACAGCTCAAGAGGAGGGCGAAGTACCTCTTTGTATTCAGGACAATCGATACGATAACTGCCATCCGTTAAAGTTCAAGTGTAAAAACGAGAATTGCAAATTCGAAATCGAGATTAAAACGACTATAACGGAATTTGTAAgtttttttgaatgaaaaatattggATTATTGTAGAAAAGaagtaataaatcattttactttattcagGCTGGAGTACCTAGACCGACACTGGCACTGTGTCCGAATCCGGCTTGCGATATGCCGCCTTGGAGGTACGCTGACGCCATCCAGAACAGACTCCAACAGGAAATCAGAAAGTTTATCTCTCAGTATTATTATGGCGAGGTTGAGTGCGAGAATCCAATCTGCTTAAAAGTCATGAGGAGGATCACTATGGGTACCTTAGGAACATTTCCGAAATGCTACAACTGCCTTGATGGCAATGTTCACAGAATAGTAAGAATCATATGACAATACATTGATCAATATCGATTACTTATTtcagttttgtaattttattattttgtcttCTAAAATTGCAGTACAAAGAGACTGAATTATACAATCAGCTCAGCTACTACCTTCACCTTTTCACTTTAAATCAAACCCATTTCAAAAGTAAgcacaaaaaatatattttagataTGTTTtcaaatgtatatatactaaACAGCATATACTAAAATCGGTTTGTTGGGCTACAGATCTGAAACCTGCGCCGACACGCGAGCTCATAGCCGTGTACGACACATTAAAAGAGTTTGTGGAGAAGCAAATACAGGCAAACGCCTACTCGGTGGTGGATTTGACGAAGCTCTTCTGGCCAAATCTTCAGGAGAGCGACATTGATGCCCTGAGTAAGGTTGGAGATACGGTACCCAAAATTGAGGTCGAAGATCTTATTCAAGAAGAAGGTGAAGAGGACGAAGAGGTAAGTCGAGGATTATTTGACAATACTTGAATAAtatgaaaattgtaataaCAAATGCGTTATTCATTTTAGGACTAGCGAGAAGAAACTAGAAAGTCGTTAACTATATTGTAAGTACTGTAATTTACAAGAAATCTTAACCTTAAGTATTTTTTATGTGCATATGACAATTATTTAGGCggtaatttgtaaaataacgAGAGGCCGGTTGTATTAgacatttttatacaagaTTAAATGTAGAAtacaaaaatgtaataaacaGTCTTCTAAAAAAGATACATAtcccttatatatatatttatatatttacgaaTTAAAACGTTATAACAAAGTAAATCGCACGATTCTCGCACTTCATTATGCAATGTAAAAGCTAGCGCaataatatacaataattCTTATTTGATTCGatataaaacttaaaaaaaagagaacttgtacattttttatttttatcgtttgcagataaaaatataaaagcaaGAAATATATAAGGCTATTGTATTATATCTTATTGTCGAAATACAAACGAATAAAAACCTATTTGTGACATTTCGTATGGATAAAAATCTACATTTGATTTGTAAGTAAAGCTAAAACTTATGGCTCATTTGAGTTAGTATcatgtgtaatatgtattatataAGACTTAGATCAGAATAATAGTTTCAATAGAAGCAAATCATAAAACTACAAATTAGTAAAATCAAAGTTTAGATTTCTTTGACAAAGATTTTCATACTTAGGAACTTCTTTCCTTTGCTCaaattgtataattatttctttaaaaaaagacaCCTTATctacatattatataaatgtaaaatagtGCGCATAAGTACGTAATCCGGATAATGTATACCAATtcaagaaataaattttaagaaaCCATTATGCTTAGCTATACCTGGTACATATACATTaacaaaatatgtataaacatttttctagACCAAAactagtttctttttttttgagctGTAACAGCATTGACCCCAGTATTCTAACACTTAActttagaaaagaaaaaaaaatccaatcgTTGATaacgaaattttaaattaaaaaaattataatattaaagtgTATCCGATAGTACACTGGATATTTATAACCAAAAACATGtgtgtgatttttatttctcacAAAACGATGTgcttttgaatgaaaaattaatttcatttttagattatttgCTTCAATTACAGCTACTTAtcacaataataatataattatgcaaaacCCCAGATCACGGGGTTTGATTTTTCATGGCTCTTATATCTGCAAAagtaatcaaaatttttcgtgcagatatgaaaaTCCACCaatcaaaaaatcaaaacaaacttCAAGATATATCCCaatactttaaaaaatgtcgTTTTATCTATGATGAACGAGATCAGCTTCAGCAGCATTGGATATATTGTAAAAGTTATAGGGCAAGCTAGTAGGCAGAAAGTTACTCAGCGGCGTCGATATGGCATTGAAAAAGGTTGTTGTGCCGGAATTTTGATGGTGAGCCGGGGTTTGTTGTTGCGGCTGTTGCTGTTGGTGTACAGCTACAGCCGTCGTAGGGACGCTCATAGTAGCCTCAGCGAAGGTCTGGATAGCCGTCACTGCGGCGCCTGTTGGTAATGTCTGCATGACTATCGGTTGCTGCGTTACGGTTACTCCAGTTACCCGCGGTATTGCCTGAATCACCTTTAATAcggaaaaacaaaatattatcataaatttttatttttgcaattaaGAATACTCAGTGATAATATAAGAGTAAAGTGATCGCCTACTCCTTGTAAAGTCTTAACAGTTTCTACAAAAACCTCAATTCAAGTTGATAAGTCTTGAAAAAggatcttatttttaaaacttagAGATATGCTTGTAACAGTCCTATTTAAGTTTTCTGTAAATAAAGTGAAGCAgtgtttgaaatttttaccTGAACGGTTCCCGCAGTGTTGACTGTTTGAATTAACGTGTGCGGCTGGGAATGCGGTACTGTTTGCGCAATAGTTGTTTGATTTTGACTTTGATTTTGTAGATTACGTTGAGATtcctgttgttgctgttgatTCGGTTGTTGCTGTTTGTTGCTGGAAGTATTGATGCCGTGACGTCGTTTCATATGCTTATTATAATTCGGCCAATTCGTAAAGTGGTGCTGACATTCCTGACAACTGTATGGTCGCTCACCAGTGTGTTGACGTCGATGCGTCTAAAAACCATCTCTATTTAAAATCTGCTCCATAAtatgaatttaataattcatattGCATTTCCTACCGTCAATATTCCTTTGAATCTAAAACATTTGCCACAAAACTCACAGGAGAAGGGCATAGCACCTGTGTGAATCCTATGATGTTCCCTCAGAGTTCCCTTTTCTCGGAACGTTCTGCCACAAACGGCACACTGATGGGGCTTGGCACCAGTGTGCACCGTTTCGTGCTTTTTCAGTTGCAGTGGTGTTTTGAACCTAtacgaaaaatcgattttcaaCATATGTTAAACGAAATTGGAacttataattaataatattatacttACGCCTTAGAACATTGGGAACACTTGTAAGGCTTGTCGGCGGAATGCGTCAGAAAATGAGCCTCCAGGTTGCCTTTCTGTATAAAACTCTTGCCACACTGATCGCAAGTAAAATTCCGCACTCCGGAATGAATGCGTTTGTGCGTAACTAAATTAGGCTTTGTAGAAAATCTAACAGCAATAACAATCAAATTAATGTAAAGGAAACTGCACAGCGTGATTTAATAGTTTCaggtttttttaaatttcataccTCTTATCACATTGATCACACTGAAAACGATTCTTCATATTTTCCGGTAAATGGCACCGACTGTGAATGTATAAAGCGCTTTGCTGTCTGAAAGATTTGCCACAGGTCTGACAAACATGCGGTCGTTCTTCACTATGAATAGCTTTGTGTGTGTCCAGCACCTTTTTGTGAACGAATGTCTTGCCACAATCGTCACAACTGTAtttcgtttttgttttgtGCCTTTTTACATGGGTTAAGAAGCCATAGTACTTTTCGTAAACTTTACAGCACTGGACGCACATATATTTAGTCTTCTGATTGTGAACCGTTTCATGGTGCTCTTCAAGAGCATCTAAACTCGGCAGTTTATCATTACAGTCTGTGCACAACCAAGGGTATCGGTCCAGCCTTTCACCCCTTTTTCTACCACTTTTTGGCAACTGCTCTGTGCTGACTTTTTTACCTGATAAAACAATTAGTTCCATGTCGGATTCTGTACCTGTAAAGAGTAAAGGAGATTCAAGTGAATTAGAATTGTAAAAATTCAATGTTTCCAGTTGAGTAAACTCAATAAGTAGATTACTAACCTGTCATATAATTATCTGGGATTTTCATGCGAGATTTCCCATCTCTAACATTAGTttgctctttttttataacttcAGATGGATCCTGAAAATCATCCTCATCACCTTTGTTTAAACTAATTTTCCtcttaacttttttcttattgttctGTTTGGGAGATCCTTTTTTCACAGTAATCTTACTATCTTCGTCTTCTTTATTGTACTTCACATTTTCTTGAGATATATGCTCCTTCTCTGTAGtaatatcattattttcaCTATTGTCAGAGTATTCTTCGTCGTCTATGTTGCCTTCAGCAATTAAGTCTTCTACATAAACCTCTCCTTTGGAAATGTCCTCAGTCTTTTCAACAAAATTCGACCTGACATCAGGCACAAGTGCACTCTGTGAAGTTTCTTTAGAGTCTGTCAGCATATGACGAAGGTTACACTGTGCCTGATTAGTTTTTTCATAGAAATCGTTGCATTGGTTCAACAGTGTACAGCATTCATGACATATAGACAGGGGTAGACAGTCACTCACAAAAACCTGTAAGAAGACCAGTAGTTACATAAACggtaatatattcaaatagcATTACAATCACATTGTGCTGTAAAGTTTCACAAAGTATCATATACATCAGTCTTTAAAATGAATTTGTGCTTATTTATGCagttacaaataatttttcatgcaCACTACTAGAATAcgaatatattaattaattgaaaGCTGAACGCCACTACAGGTTATATATACAAAGATTTCTTCCAGCCATGTGATCAATCAAGCTCAATCTTCATACAAGCAAGTAGAACATTGCTAGGCCTTACGTGCCTTAACTACCCAAGACCAATATAATACAATTCTGACTCATCAATTAAGCGGCTTCTCTCCAAACTCTTCTCACAAATCCCTCCATCTTATCTGAAGCTTCCCTAAAGCAAGACTGGACTCCCCAAGAGACAAACTTTTCCGAGTCAGCCTTAGCTAATTATACTCACAAATAGCTAGTATGCTAATGTAACCTCATCGCACACACCAATTCTTATTCAAATTTGTACACCGGAGAGTGAGGGCACTTTTATTTCCCTCTCAACATAACTaattaattgataaaaaaacaaCTTACCTGTATGCGGAGGCACTTGGCGATTTTGCTTTCGATTTCAAGACTTTGGCCCTCAGCTTCGTAGATGCCGACGAGGCCTGATTTGCTCTCGGCGCAAAGTCTGCATAGCTGATGGTGCTTCTCTTTCATTATGTCGAACTCCGTaatctttccctctctcggcGTAGCGTTTTTTATTCTCAAGCTTCTCTTTTTTATCGCGAGTAGCGGCAGATTACACGATTGACGCCGCCGGGACTGCTGTAGAACATTGCTTTGTTTACTGTCCTGATGATGCTCGAATGGATGAGAATTATGCAAGACGAGTCTGCATCAGGTGGTCCGTGGTGGTGGTGAAATACACTTCTGGTGGTTAGAGGGACGTTgtttacagttatttttccttttgttgTTGAGATGACGAGAGGTTGTGTACATACACTGTATTTATATGCGACGAATATGGTAGTAGGGATGATATATTCTTATGATGATCAGATGCAGCGAGAAAAAAGTGCAATTTTTGTTTCTCGATGGTTTTCGGTCGCGCAGGTGAGAGTGTGAGACAACAGACAAATGTGCGAAAGGCGCATGCGCGATGTCGAGTGCATTTGGCTGCGTCCACAATTGAGCGTATACGTTAGGGTTTACAAGGGGTTTAGGGCGCGTCCTCAATTGAACGTATACGTTAGTATTTACAAGGGGTTTAGGGTGCGTCCACAATTGgacgtatacgttagggtTTACAAGGGGTTTAGGGTGCGTCCACAATTGAACGTATACGTTAGGGTTTACAAGGGGTTTACGTAGAACATAACGTTTTGGGCAGTACTGCCAATCCACTGTAGCAGACTGCAGTTGAAACGAAGGAACACACCtgctcaaaatttaacctataaaaatgattaaatttaaattgtatggtaataaattgtaaaattcttttttcaaataaaattataaaatgttgtaagagaatgtattataataaattagtttctgattaaaaaaaaaggtctaccactgtctcaaaaaaggaaaggagaataaataacgcacatttccaagtgaaaattttattataataattagttAAATAGCATAGGCAATGATTGTATGATTATGTTCTTCATTGTAtaaataacttgaaattttgctcatgctaaaattttgtccagcatatagtttataattaattgaacatAGTTTTGACATTAAATTTGGTTTACAATATATTGCTTCAATCTTCAGAAAAGCCATTTTGAATTGATGTCTTGCAAATAAGTATCGATGGgcagttttgtttaattgttcTCTATGACTCTTTACTATTCGATATTCTTGATGATAAAAACTTTGGGATAAGTTGTATAAAACATGCTCtaatctaaaataataaacacaaatattttatttactgaCTTAAAAAACTACTGCtgctataataaaaattatctacCTAAATGTGTAGCCTAATAAATGATCTGCATaaggtaaaaaataaagagttTTTGCTGGTAACTCGCATGCAGCACAAAGTGCTGTTGCTCGCTCTGTAGCTACCATATCTTCAGTACCAGGAGGTGGAGGGGCTTCCTTTTGTATCAATACTACAGCTATTTTTGTATTCCTCCCTTCTAAGGCagctctgagaaaaaaaatattattgattttttatcatcAAGAATATCGAATAGTAAAGAGTCATAGAgaacaattaaacaaaactaccCATCGATACTTATTTGCAAGACATCAATTCAAAATGGCTTTTCTAAAGATTGAAGCATTGTATTGTAAACCAAATTTAATGTCAAAACTatgttcaattaattataaactatATGCTGGACGAAATTTTAGCATGagcaaaatttcaagttatcttaaaataaaatacgtatgaTTCGTCTTTCAGTTTGAAGCTATTAATCGCTTATTTATACAATGAAGAACATAATCATACAATCATTGCCTATGCTATttaactaattataataatacatttttcatttggaaatgtgcgttattttttattctcctttcctttttttgagacagtggtagacctttttttttaatcagaaactaatttattataatacattctcttacaacattttataattttatttgaaaaaagaattttacaatttattgccatacaattcaaatttaaacatttttataggttaaattTTTAGCAGGTGTGTTCCTTCGTTTCCACTGCAGTCTGCTACAGTGGATTGGCAGTACTGCCCAACACGTTATGTTCTACGTAAACCCCTTGTAAACCCTAACGTATACGCTCAATTGTGGACGCAGCCTTGCAATTTGCAGAGTGTAGGTGTTAAGGTGTGTAATTATAGTACTTAACTTATAGTACCGAGGTGCAGGCGTGCGGTCATCTACAGAGTTCAGGTGAgcatttgataatttttattattacttgatCGAGTAAATTGACTTTGATGTAGACACTGTATTATTTGTATAGACCGTTAAAGACCTAAGGCTGAGTTACCGGAAGTGCGAATATTATATAAagaatgataatgaaaaaataataaaactatattgcatatattaaTTGTCAGTGAATTGTttattgtatataatatttccAATGAggttgacaaaaaaaaaattgataagaaCATCTTACTGATGATGGTTCCGAACTCACTAGAACTATAAGGCCAGTTGATTATTAATTGGGTGGGTGGCATCCTCCAACCTATACCtaagtatttatttaacaaataataataataatacatacatacatacttattataaaaaattgattaaaactcatttgtttattattatattggtATGCAAGGGCGTGTGCGGCGTGACGGTGAGACTTGTGAAGTTAGCGCccggaataaataaatattattatttattaacttaCCTTACGGAAAACGATTCCTCTTCGCGGAAATAATCTCCACTCAAATTTTCACTTGCGGATTTTCCGTTTttcaataaatgtaaaaagaatatcgccgatTCAGGCGCGGCGCTAAAACTATACTTGATGCTATTACCTCGAAAAACAACATTTTgacataaattttttattgaattcgATTCCTCCTCATTTGCGGATTACGTAGGAATCATTATTATAtggattattaattaaaataattaaaaaaatcatatcataaatt
The sequence above is drawn from the Nasonia vitripennis strain AsymCx chromosome 4, Nvit_psr_1.1, whole genome shotgun sequence genome and encodes:
- the LOC116417247 gene encoding trafficking protein particle complex subunit 11-like: MPPTQLIINWPYSSSEFGTIISKIAALEGRNTKIAVVLIQKEAPPPPGTEDMVATERATALCAACELPAKTLYFLPYADHLLGYTFRLEHVLYNLSQSFYHQEYRIVKSHREQLNKTAHRYLFARHQFKMAFLKIEAIYCKPNLMSKLCSINYKLYAGQNFSMSKISSYLYNEEHNHTIIAYAI
- the LOC100678144 gene encoding zinc finger protein 2 → MKEKHHQLCRLCAESKSGLVGIYEAEGQSLEIESKIAKCLRIQVFVSDCLPLSICHECCTLLNQCNDFYEKTNQAQCNLRHMLTDSKETSQSALVPDVRSNFVEKTEDISKGEVYVEDLIAEGNIDDEEYSDNSENNDITTEKEHISQENVKYNKEDEDSKITVKKGSPKQNNKKKVKRKISLNKGDEDDFQDPSEVIKKEQTNVRDGKSRMKIPDNYMTGTESDMELIVLSGKKVSTEQLPKSGRKRGERLDRYPWLCTDCNDKLPSLDALEEHHETVHNQKTKYMCVQCCKVYEKYYGFLTHVKRHKTKTKYSCDDCGKTFVHKKVLDTHKAIHSEERPHVCQTCGKSFRQQSALYIHSRCHLPENMKNRFQCDQCDKRFSTKPNLVTHKRIHSGVRNFTCDQCGKSFIQKGNLEAHFLTHSADKPYKCSQCSKAFKTPLQLKKHETVHTGAKPHQCAVCGRTFREKGTLREHHRIHTGAMPFSCEFCGKCFRFKGILTTHRRQHTGERPYSCQECQHHFTNWPNYNKHMKRRHGINTSSNKQQQPNQQQQQESQRNLQNQSQNQTTIAQTVPHSQPHTLIQTVNTAGTVQVIQAIPRVTGVTVTQQPIVMQTLPTGAAVTAIQTFAEATMSVPTTAVAVHQQQQPQQQTPAHHQNSGTTTFFNAISTPLSNFLPTSLPYNFYNISNAAEADLVHHR
- the LOC100120035 gene encoding DNA polymerase alpha catalytic subunit, with the protein product MAESPGMQRSKRQKIDKSGRLAALEKLKQLKGKGVKHKYEVDDLENVYDEVDEKEYGKTVLDRQYDDWIVDDGGGSGYVEDGREIFDDDLDDESVREAAKQSHLKGPRKRKREPEGKKGSIANMFSNMANKKKVEEKIEDDDILGDLMSELKNDSDTPKRKETPRGNKFLSTPKICTKSDDDKLLDSLIKDTVRKPQPPPKKTVLDDLDNEVLYDIPITTPNKPKIKSIEVVKTTKIVKETKAPEPQKPAVDIENLNFDDDFVADDFPTMQNSIKASSSNNGSSNGSSTASSTQAAHKNGNVEDLNEYIGDISDIDFGNTEMDNDVANQSSTTLSSTQSTTVLTQGLDKSQMWREKDADLHNDDVFAKIWEEDFIPSSVAPPSKTPIPATQLPLPTTTNAAGEKVFRFFWLDAFEDPYKQPGVVYLFGKVFVNELNEYVSCCLGVKNISRRIYCLLRDNPNGSDENEEKSQGQRGWEELKEYTAKLKIKEFKCRELSMKYAFEREDTPTQAQYLEVRYAATDPPFEADYSGPNIEAVFGTTVNALELLLIERNLKGPCWLDLKAPLPVDNAFSWCKVQANCTRMENIFVCTEQPSGVNIPPIVIATINVQAAYDVKQQKNEIVNIGILLHHKFQLDKAPPKPPFDQHYCIVTHPRITGWPIKARDRLDKIRQTKVIRCDTELELLEKFLEILQRSDPDIFVGYDCGFQFEVIMSKIFQLKVKNWSSVGKLRRLNPPYFKGKMNLGSIFCGRPICDITNSAKELNLKVRSYDLASLCVAVLNKKEYECKEVKSEEIASKYYANAEQVEKLIQSTMVEASYILGIVTELNILPLALQITNIAGNTLSRTLSAGRAERNEFLLLHAFYQKGYITPDKRTQTKKKEGAEATHGGKKKPAYAGGLVLEPKKGFYDKLILLMDFNSLYPSIIQEFNLCFTTVPGAAFANVDDLELPEPTVEDGVVPTEIRKLVQSRVEVKKLMKAPNLSPELKVQYNIRQLALKLTANSMYGCLGATHCRFYAKGLAALVTMKGREILQNSKALVEKANYEVIYGDTDSIMINTNILEYDQVFSIGKEIKKDVNKTYKKVELDIDGVFRYLLLLQKKKYAAVTMSKSPSGQMQYTKELKGLDIVRRDWCGLACDIGNQILDQLLSDQSSESRVGKIFDILQQVGNNLREGNLPLSLLVITKQLSKNPHEYPNDKKLSHVLVALRLNESGGRKWKAGDTVPYIICEDGTDKTPLERAYHIEEFKKNDNLKIDVNYYLLQQIHPVVLRICEPIEGIDDVLLAQHIGVGDLYKPKKVHTAQEEGEVPLCIQDNRYDNCHPLKFKCKNENCKFEIEIKTTITEFAGVPRPTLALCPNPACDMPPWRYADAIQNRLQQEIRKFISQYYYGEVECENPICLKVMRRITMGTLGTFPKCYNCLDGNVHRIYKETELYNQLSYYLHLFTLNQTHFKNLKPAPTRELIAVYDTLKEFVEKQIQANAYSVVDLTKLFWPNLQESDIDALSKVGDTVPKIEVEDLIQEEGEEDEED